A section of the Rummeliibacillus pycnus genome encodes:
- a CDS encoding ABC transporter substrate-binding protein has product MKINQFNQNIVARPIQNRIGSKLIIEMDDMPLSIDPLFCLDFNGRIINQAIREPLLYKDEDSKLWVGAAAKSFNVSKDKKVILFNLDPKKKWSDGKSVIAKNFVENFYRMFTFDSPFSQLFLDIKNAKEILKGEKKIEQLGVKEIDDYIFKVEFENSVPYLFELFSLSASSPYPSHITEINFEKPISNGSYQIIEIGSSYIELEINPFTEQIDKNSIKNIRFDVYNDAQNSIKRYKENIVDITCHTHFPFSQIEHMTKYTDFYLEESSILFNLQLNPNSIPILNNKEFKKNLYDSIDRRELEKQLMSGVNACGNFIPENLVRIFLGEDKLNSHINSKSTKNKFLNELKEITITFADFFPNEEIVDYIAKEWKDKMGITVIKEKLPFDIFVEREDIGDYDMCLSLVSPLFSHPFAYYIPHSYEMYGLENEEVYSSLLEKAMLDNTYETLSSLEETLLDNLPIIPICTGKSIYMKDSSILNYKLSSDGIPSFSNLKWKKWEEIKW; this is encoded by the coding sequence GTGAAAATTAATCAATTTAATCAAAATATAGTTGCTAGACCAATACAAAATCGCATAGGAAGTAAATTAATTATAGAAATGGATGATATGCCACTTTCGATAGACCCATTATTTTGTTTAGATTTTAATGGAAGAATCATTAATCAAGCGATCAGAGAACCTTTATTATACAAAGATGAAGATAGTAAATTATGGGTTGGTGCTGCTGCTAAAAGTTTTAATGTTTCAAAAGACAAGAAAGTTATACTTTTTAATTTAGATCCTAAAAAAAAATGGTCTGATGGAAAATCGGTAATTGCAAAAAATTTTGTTGAAAATTTTTATAGAATGTTCACTTTCGATAGTCCATTTTCGCAATTATTTTTGGATATAAAAAATGCAAAAGAAATCTTAAAAGGTGAAAAGAAAATTGAACAATTGGGAGTAAAGGAAATTGATGATTATATATTTAAAGTTGAATTTGAAAATAGTGTCCCATATTTGTTTGAATTATTTTCATTAAGTGCTAGTAGCCCGTATCCATCTCATATAACTGAAATAAATTTTGAAAAACCTATTTCAAACGGTTCATATCAAATTATTGAAATTGGAAGTTCCTATATAGAGTTGGAAATAAATCCATTTACAGAACAAATAGATAAGAATTCAATAAAAAATATTAGATTTGATGTATATAATGACGCGCAAAATTCTATAAAGCGTTATAAGGAAAATATAGTAGATATAACTTGTCATACTCATTTCCCGTTTTCACAAATAGAGCATATGACAAAATATACAGACTTTTATTTAGAAGAATCCTCTATTTTGTTTAATTTGCAATTAAATCCAAATTCGATTCCTATTTTAAATAATAAGGAATTTAAAAAAAATCTATATGACTCTATTGATAGAAGAGAATTAGAAAAACAATTAATGAGTGGAGTCAATGCTTGTGGAAACTTTATCCCTGAAAATTTAGTAAGGATTTTTTTGGGGGAAGATAAATTGAATTCACATATAAATTCGAAAAGTACGAAAAATAAATTTTTAAATGAACTGAAAGAAATTACTATTACTTTTGCTGATTTTTTTCCTAATGAAGAAATTGTAGATTATATAGCAAAAGAATGGAAAGATAAAATGGGCATAACAGTAATTAAAGAAAAACTACCATTTGACATATTCGTTGAAAGAGAAGATATAGGTGATTATGATATGTGTTTATCACTAGTTAGTCCATTATTTTCACATCCTTTTGCATACTATATACCCCATTCCTATGAAATGTATGGTTTAGAAAATGAAGAAGTATATTCTTCATTATTAGAAAAAGCAATGCTAGATAATACGTATGAAACTCTATCTTCTTTAGAAGAAACACTATTAGATAATTTACCTATAATTCCGATATGTACAGGCAAAAGTATTTATATGAAGGATTCTTCAATTCTAAATTATAAATTATCTAGTGATGGAATTCCTTCATTTAGTAATTTGAAATGGAAAAAATGGGAGGAAATAAAATGGTAA
- a CDS encoding C69 family dipeptidase, with amino-acid sequence MKKQKTGSCTTLLVGKKASIDGSTMIARNEDSGSAASNPQRFVVMNPVDQPKIYKSVQSTFEIELPDHPLRYTSTPDASDENGIWGESGINSANVAMTATETITTNSRILGVDPLVKSGIGEEDMLTIVLPYIRSAKEGVLRLGEILEKYGTYESNGVAFSDKDEIWYFETIGGHHWAAIRIPDDAYVIAPNRFNIDYFDFESADTLYSEELPALIEKYHLNPDTDQVNLRHIFGSASVKDTRYNNPRAWYVQKFFNPEIEQQPMDHDLPFICRANRKISVEDVKWALSSHFQNTPFDPYGEGDEKSKSMYRTIGINRNQESHILQIRNDVPAEIAGVHWLAFGPNTFNAVVPFYANVTDTPACYRDTTTTFDISKIHWLSHTIALLGDTNFDLYSDFQRAFEQNTVASCRFVQMNADKEAMEQENIQAYLEQVNEQFADICFKNTNKLLGDMVGVGTKRMKLNFSLND; translated from the coding sequence ATGAAAAAACAAAAGACAGGATCTTGTACAACACTTTTAGTCGGAAAAAAGGCTTCTATTGATGGCTCTACAATGATTGCGCGAAACGAAGATAGTGGTAGTGCTGCCTCAAATCCACAACGATTCGTTGTGATGAATCCAGTAGATCAACCGAAAATTTATAAATCTGTTCAAAGTACGTTTGAAATTGAACTCCCTGATCATCCTTTGCGCTATACGTCAACACCAGATGCCAGTGATGAAAATGGGATTTGGGGAGAATCAGGCATCAATAGTGCAAATGTAGCGATGACAGCAACAGAAACGATTACGACCAATTCTCGTATTTTAGGCGTTGACCCACTCGTGAAAAGTGGGATTGGCGAAGAAGATATGTTGACGATCGTTCTACCTTACATTCGTTCTGCCAAAGAAGGGGTACTACGTTTAGGTGAAATTTTAGAAAAGTACGGCACATACGAATCAAATGGTGTAGCGTTCTCAGACAAAGATGAAATTTGGTATTTCGAAACAATTGGTGGTCATCACTGGGCAGCGATTCGTATTCCAGATGATGCATATGTCATTGCACCGAACCGCTTCAACATTGATTATTTTGATTTTGAGTCTGCTGATACACTTTACTCAGAGGAACTTCCAGCATTAATCGAAAAATACCACTTAAATCCAGATACAGATCAAGTGAACTTACGCCACATTTTTGGCAGTGCGTCCGTAAAAGATACACGTTACAACAACCCTCGCGCATGGTATGTTCAAAAATTCTTCAATCCAGAAATTGAACAACAACCGATGGATCATGATCTACCATTTATTTGTCGGGCTAATCGTAAAATCTCTGTAGAAGATGTAAAATGGGCACTAAGCTCTCACTTCCAAAACACACCATTTGATCCTTACGGTGAAGGTGATGAAAAATCGAAGAGCATGTATCGCACAATTGGCATTAACCGTAACCAAGAATCTCATATTTTACAAATTCGTAACGATGTACCTGCTGAAATTGCAGGTGTGCATTGGTTAGCATTCGGACCAAATACATTTAACGCCGTTGTGCCATTCTATGCGAATGTAACGGATACGCCTGCATGCTACCGCGATACGACAACAACGTTTGATATTAGCAAAATCCATTGGTTAAGCCACACCATTGCTCTACTTGGCGATACGAATTTCGACCTTTATAGCGATTTTCAACGAGCATTCGAACAAAATACCGTTGCAAGTTGCCGCTTCGTTCAAATGAACGCAGACAAAGAAGCGATGGAACAAGAGAATATTCAAGCATATCTAGAACAAGTGAATGAACAATTCGCGGATATTTGTTTTAAAAACACGAATAAGTTATTAGGCGACATGGTTGGTGTTGGTACGAAGAGAATGAAACTAAACTTTTCATTAAATGATTAA
- a CDS encoding DEAD/DEAH box helicase translates to MCKESFKDYKLSNEIVKALDSLEYENPTAVQSKVIPLVLEKKDLVVKSQTGSGKTASYGIPICQLIDWKENKPQALILIPTRELAVQVKEDFLNIGRFKRIKATAIYGKQPFAIQKTELKQKTHVVVGTPGRVLDHIEKGTLSLDKINYLVIDEADEMLNMGFIEQVEAIIKEVPRKRVTMLFSATLPDEIKNLSLNYMKTPIDIEIKATGLTTDKIEHSLVEVEEKNKFSMLKDVTIVENPDSCIIFCRTKDRVDTVCDQLADLGYSCDKIHGGMVQDDRLAVMNDFRRGEFRYLIATDVAARGIDIDNITHVINYDIPLEKESYVHRTGRTGRAGQKGKAITFVTPFENQFLSAIEEYIGFEIPKMAAPSKEEVSSKKMTFELKMNVGPTIKHAKSEKLNEQIMKLFFNGGKKKKLRAVDFVGTIAKIDGVSVEDIGIITILDNFSYVEILNNKGPIVLNKMKNTTIKGKLLKVYEANKK, encoded by the coding sequence ATGTGCAAAGAAAGTTTTAAAGATTATAAATTAAGTAATGAAATAGTTAAGGCACTGGATAGCTTAGAATATGAAAATCCAACAGCAGTTCAAAGTAAGGTTATTCCTCTTGTGTTAGAGAAAAAGGACCTTGTCGTAAAATCGCAAACAGGTAGTGGGAAGACTGCTTCATACGGGATTCCAATTTGTCAATTAATTGATTGGAAGGAAAACAAACCTCAAGCGCTTATCTTGATACCAACGAGAGAATTGGCTGTGCAAGTGAAAGAGGATTTCCTAAACATAGGCAGGTTTAAACGGATAAAAGCAACAGCGATTTACGGAAAACAACCCTTTGCCATACAAAAAACGGAACTAAAGCAAAAAACACATGTAGTCGTTGGTACTCCAGGCCGTGTGTTAGATCATATTGAAAAAGGTACTCTGTCCTTAGATAAGATTAACTATCTTGTTATTGATGAAGCGGACGAAATGTTAAACATGGGATTTATCGAACAAGTAGAAGCTATCATCAAAGAGGTACCTCGCAAACGAGTGACCATGTTATTTTCAGCTACTCTACCAGATGAGATCAAAAATCTCTCACTTAACTATATGAAAACACCTATCGATATTGAAATTAAGGCAACGGGACTCACAACTGATAAAATTGAACATTCTCTTGTTGAAGTGGAAGAAAAGAATAAATTTTCTATGCTTAAAGATGTAACAATTGTTGAAAATCCAGATAGTTGCATAATCTTTTGTCGAACAAAAGATCGAGTAGATACTGTATGTGATCAATTAGCTGATTTAGGTTATAGCTGTGATAAAATTCACGGTGGCATGGTTCAAGATGATCGGCTTGCTGTGATGAATGACTTTAGAAGAGGAGAATTTCGCTATTTAATTGCTACAGATGTAGCCGCTAGAGGAATTGATATTGATAATATAACCCATGTGATCAACTACGACATTCCATTAGAGAAAGAAAGCTATGTCCATCGTACAGGAAGAACAGGACGAGCAGGGCAAAAGGGGAAAGCAATCACTTTTGTTACGCCATTTGAAAATCAGTTTTTAAGTGCAATTGAAGAATACATTGGTTTTGAGATTCCGAAAATGGCCGCTCCTTCAAAAGAGGAAGTATCAAGTAAGAAAATGACTTTTGAATTAAAAATGAATGTTGGACCAACGATTAAACATGCAAAAAGTGAAAAATTAAACGAGCAAATCATGAAGTTATTCTTTAATGGTGGTAAAAAAAAGAAGCTTAGAGCAGTAGATTTTGTTGGAACGATTGCAAAAATTGACGGAGTATCAGTAGAGGATATTGGTATCATTACAATATTAGATAATTTTTCTTATGTTGAAATACTAAATAATAAAGGTCCGATTGTGTTAAATAAAATGAAGAACACAACAATAAAAGGTAAGTTATTGAAAGTATATGAGGCTAATAAGAAGTGA
- a CDS encoding cupin-like domain-containing protein — protein sequence MVNKIKNELSQKEFLTDYAKKPLLLEGIADSWKATQIWSLEYLKEKYGDKLVLIRKCNHIEISDLYETTLGEYIDYLKVEGQEENPWYCTWSFMENCKEIYEDYNSIEIFKDNWIDYIPRGEMNDCKWLFIGPKGSGTPLHLDFAMTSAWNAVITGRKKWIFFSPEDSKYMYEGMVDAFNPNLEKFPEFSKANPIIVYQNPGDIVYTPSGWWHQVINLEDGISITENFINKSNAKTAIFPYIKLLFKKNEWTF from the coding sequence ATGGTAAATAAAATAAAAAACGAACTTTCTCAAAAAGAATTTTTAACAGATTATGCAAAAAAACCATTATTATTAGAAGGAATAGCCGATAGCTGGAAAGCTACACAAATTTGGTCATTAGAATATCTTAAAGAAAAATATGGGGATAAATTAGTGTTAATTCGAAAATGTAATCATATAGAAATTTCAGATTTATATGAAACAACATTAGGAGAATATATTGATTATTTAAAAGTGGAAGGACAAGAAGAAAATCCATGGTATTGTACGTGGAGCTTTATGGAAAATTGTAAAGAAATTTATGAAGACTATAATTCAATTGAAATCTTCAAAGATAATTGGATAGACTATATTCCACGTGGAGAAATGAATGATTGTAAATGGTTATTTATAGGTCCAAAAGGTTCTGGGACACCTCTACATTTAGATTTTGCAATGACAAGTGCATGGAATGCTGTTATCACAGGTAGGAAAAAATGGATTTTCTTCTCTCCAGAAGATTCAAAATATATGTACGAAGGAATGGTTGATGCATTTAATCCGAATTTAGAGAAGTTTCCTGAGTTTTCAAAAGCTAACCCTATAATTGTATACCAAAATCCAGGAGACATAGTTTATACACCATCTGGATGGTGGCATCAAGTAATTAATTTGGAAGATGGAATTTCCATTACTGAAAATTTTATTAATAAATCAAATGCAAAAACAGCAATATTTCCGTATATTAAATTATTATTCAAAAAAAATGAGTGGACATTCTAA